ACGTATTAAACCATGCAGTGGCGGGCCGTAACCATACCGTCTCTGCTATGACCCATGTGCGTCTTTTTGATTCTGACTATACCTTCTTTGGCAAGATATACGGTCAATGGGACAACTCATGGGGTGACGATCTGGATATGTTTTATGGACTCGGTTATCTGGAGTGGAGTGGAGATTGGGGTTTCTTTAAACCTTATATCGGCTTGCATAACCAATCAGGTGACTATGTATCACCGAAATATGGACAGACCAGTGGATGGAATGGATATGTTATTGGTTGGACTGCTGTTTATAACTTCTCTTTATTTGGTGAAAGCTTTGTTTTATCTGACTGGAATGAAGTCGAGATTGATAGAAATGATGCTTACACGGAGCAGCAATTCGGTCGAAATGGTTTAAATGGAGGATTAACGCTGGCATGGAAGTTTTATCCACGATGGAAGGCATCTGTAACGTATCGTTATTTTGAGAACAAATTAGGTTATGACGGATATGGGGATCAGATGATTTATATGGTCGGATATTCATTTTAATTAAAATTAAAGGAACTGAAATGAAAAGAACAGTCATTGCCAGCATGATTGGGCTGGCACTGTGCGCCGGGAGCACATTACAAACCGCGCAGGCTGCTGCGGATAAACGCCCTAATTTAGTCATCATTCTTGCGGATGATTTGGGTTATGGCGATCTGGCGGTTTATGGTCATCAAATCGTTAAAACACCGAATATCGATAAATTGGCTCAGGATGGTGTGAGATTTACGGATTACTATGCGCCAGCTCCGCTTTGCTCCCCTTCTCGTGCTGGGTTATTGACTGGACGTATGCCGTTCCGCACGGGGATCCGTTCCTGGATCCCGGAAGGGAAAGATGTGGCATTGGGCCGTAATGAGCTGACGATTGCTAATCTGCTGAAAGCGCAAGGCTACGACACGGCGATGATGGGTAAATTACACCTCAATGCCGGCGGTGATCGAACAGACCAACCGCAAGCTAAGGATATGGGGTTTGACTATGGCCTGGTGAATACAGCCGGGTTTGTGACCGATTCCACTTTAGATAACGCGAAAGAGCGCCCACGCTATGGCACCGTGCATCCGACCGGATTCGCGCGTAATGGCAAACCGATTGGCAGAGCAGAAACATTTAGCGGTGAACTGGTTAGTTCAGAAGTCGTTAACTGGCTGGATAACAAGAAAGACGATAAACCGTTCTTCTTATACGTTGCATTTACCGAGGTCCATAGCCCGCTGGCCTCACCGAAAAAGTACCTCGATATGTATTCGCAATATATGAGTGCCTACCAGAAACAGCATCCGGATCTGTTCTACGGTGATTGGGCTGATAAACCTTGGCGTGGCACAGGTGAGTATTACGCCAACGTCAGTTATATGGATGCTCAGGTTGGTAAAGTAATGGATAAGATAAAGGCAATGGGTGAAGAAGATAACACCATTGTTATCTTTACTAGTGATAACGGACCTGTCACTCGTGAAGCGCGTAAAGTGTATGAGTTAAACCTGGCGGGTGAAACGGATGGTCTTCGCGGTCGTAAAGATAATCTGTGGGAGGGCGGGATCCGCGTTCCGGCAATTATCAAATATGGTAAGCATATTCCGCAGGGAATGGTGACAGATACGCCTGTCTATGGCCTCGACTGGTTGCCGACGCTGGCAAACATGATGAACTTCAAGCTCCCTACCGATCGCACCTATGATGGGCAGTCTTTGATTCCATTGCTGGAACAGAAAACCTTAAAACGTGAAAAACCGCTGATTTTCGGTATCGATATGCCATTCCAGGATGACCCTACTGATGAATGGGCTATTCGTGATGGCGACTGGAAAATGATCATCGATCGTGAGAATAAACCCAAGTACCTCTATAACCTGAAAAAAGATCGTTTCGAGACACTGAACCAGATCGGCAAACAGCCTGATATTGAGAAACAACTCTACGGTAAATTCCTGAAATATAAACAGGATATTGATAACGACTCGTTAATGAAAGCACGCGGTGATAAGCCTACGCCGGTCACCTGGGGCTAATCGAATAATTATAAGAAATACCATGTATGCCACTTAGGGCTCTGCCCGCCTGGCTCAGCGTTTTAGCTCTGAGCCAGGTTCTTTTATTTATAGGCTTGAATGATGATGAGCAGGAAAAGTTGCCAGGTCATGATTAAACCGACGGGTTCGGTATGCAATCTGGATTGTAAATACTGTTTTTACCTGGAGAAAGAGAAGCTCTATCCCCAGAGAAAAGCCAATTACAGGATGTCTGAAGATACGCTTGAATTGTTTATCAAACAGCATATCGCCGCGCAGGATGTGGATGAGGTGATTTTTGCCTGGCAAGGAGGGGAGCCAACGTTGATGGGGCTGCCATTTTTTCGACGGGCGGTCGAACTTCAGCAGATATACGCGGGTGAAAAGACAATAATCAATACTTTCCAGACCAACGGTATTTTGATTGATAACGAATGGGCGATGTTTTTTAAGCAGCATAACGTCCTGGTTGGGATTTCTATTGACGGTGATGCAGCTTTGCATGATGAATGGCGCGTTACGCGTTCAGGAAAGCCGACACACGAAAAGGTTGAGCAAGCCATTAAATGTCTGGTACGTCACGGTGTCGAGTTTAATACGCTGACGGTCGTTAACCGTACAAATATGCGTTATCCGCTGCAGGTCTATGAATATCTTAAAAGCATTGGCAGCCGCTATATGCAGTTTATTCCGCTGGTTGAGAGAGGTGGTGACGCAGGATTGGCACATCCTGTTGATAAACAAACTGTAATGATGTCCTGGTCTGTTGATCCCATCGAATTTGGCCATTTTCTTAATGCAATCTTTGATGTCTGGATCCGTAACGACATTGGCGATGTAGGTGTACAGATTTTCGAGCAAACTTTAGTGGCCTGGTGTGGATTACCGCCACAGGTATGTGTATTTGCGCCAACCTGCGGTAGTGCGTTTGCGCTGGAAATGAATGGTGATGTCTATAATTGCGATCATTTTGTTTACCCACAGTACAAACTGGGAAATATCCAGGATATGACGTTGCGCGCAATGAACAACAGTCAACAGAATCGACAGTTTGGCGACGATAAGCGCCGAACAATGGCACGGGAATGTCATGCCTGTCAGTGGCAGTTTGCCTGTTATGGTGGTTGCCCTAAGCATCGTTTTTTACCTTCGGTTTCTGGTTCTTCGAATCAAAACTACCTGTGCGCGGGTTACCAGGCTTTTTTTGCCCATACCAGCCCAACGATGAATGCGATGAAAACGCTCTATGAAAATGGATTTTCACCCGCAGAGATAAAATCAATATTTGTGTGATAGCAATATTCGCAGGGAGTGAATATGTTTTCTCAAATCAATGTAGATGTGTGTAAAACACCCGATTGTAAAAACCTCGGAGTCTTTAATAGCCCTGATTATTTGGCACAGGGGAAAAATATCCTGTGCCGGGAATGTGGCTTTTTTTTCCCTATCATTTCTGAGCGCTCTCTTAACCTTTTTCGTCAGTCGGTAAACCAGTCATGGAAGGGGTTGGTTAAGGTTTGCCCAACATGCGGCAGTTCCTCATTAAAAAAGTATGGTTTTTCCGCTCAGGGGGAACCGCGAGTTTATTGCCTGCAATGTCATAAAACGTTTATTTCTCCTGTCAGGCATAAAGACGATCCTCGTCTGGAAGATCTTGCCCGGCTTATCCTGGAGGGTGCTTCACTTGTTGATATTCGTACGGCGCTTTCTGTCGACAGCACGGGCCTGAACCGCGTTCTACTAAAATTATCCCGTAAGGCAAATCAGGCTGAACGTGAGTTTGTTATTCCGAAATTCGACCTGGTGATGAGTACGCGTGCTTTTCGGATTAGATTTAACGGTAGTGACAACAGTCTGTATGTTCTGGTTACCGTTGAGGAGAATAGCGGTCGGGTTATTGCCGTTTCGACTAATTATTCAACCCAGCCTGTTGAGGGTGAGTACCAGTATGCTTCCTACTATGAAGAACGTTTACCCCCCGGAACGTTAGCGCATCTTGTCCAGCGCAAGGAACTGATGACAATGCGACGAAATACCTTGTTTGATGTGGATTATGGTCCTGCAACGCTATACAGAAACGATTCCGGAATGCTGGTAAAACCTGTCCTGCCGGCTTATCGGCATTTTGAGTTAGTCAAAACACTTACTGATGAACGCTCCCTCAATGTTCAGCATTACATTGACCATGAGTGCTTCATATTAGGTGGTTGTATGATGGCTAATTTACAGCACGTTCAGCAAGGGCGCTGCCATATCTCGTTTGTGAAGGAAAGAGGGGACAGGCCTGCGCAAAGTGATATTCCGTACCGCATGTTTCAAAGTGGGGGGATTCGTAATAATGTCTGGCGTACCTATTCTACCCAAGATTATGCGATAGCGGCATGTAACCTAACGAGTAATAAAAAAACAGGCATGCTACGTCATGCTACGCTTGCCGGAGCAACGGAATTTATTACGTACATCAATAATCATCCGTTTCTGACACAAATTAACCATATGTCACCCGGTAATGTCGTCTCAACGCTGGATTATCTCCGCTATGCATTCAATGCCCGTCACATCGAACGACATGACTACTAAGAGTACTGATTTTCAGCCGTTCCCACCTGGATTCATTCTTCGTAAAAACCGATCTATCAATCACAAATAATCTAATTTTAACGAGCTTTTTGAGGGTGTAAGATAGTATTTACGAAGTATTCACCCAATAGAGAGAATAAAAGTGAAACATCTGCATCGTTTTTTTAGTAGTGACGCCTCGGGGGGCATCATTCTGATCATCGCTGCCGTGGTCGCTATGCTGATGGCAAACATCGGGGTAACCAGTGGATGGTACCACGCCTTTTTGGAAACGCCCGTTCAACTGCGGGTTGGCGCGCTTGAGATCAACAAAAATATGCTGCTGTGGATCAACGACGCGTTGATGGCGGTGTTCTTCCTGTTGATTGGTCTGGAGGTGAAGCGTGAGTTGATGCAAGGCTCGCTGGCCAGCCTGCGTCAGGCAGCGTTTCCGATCATTGCCGCTATCGGGGGCATGATTGTCCCGGCGCTGCTGTACCTGGCATTCAACTATGCCGATCCCATCACCCGTGAAGGGTGGGCGATCCCGGCGGCAACGGACATCGCTTTTGCGTTAGGTGTGCTGGCGTTGTTGGGCAGCCGCGTTCCGCTGGCGTTGAAAATATTCCTGATGGCGCTGGCGATTATTGATGACCTCGGCGCTATCGTAATCATCGCACTGTTCTACACCAGCGATCTCTCGCTGCTGTCGCTGGGCGTTGCCGCGTGTGCCATTCTCGTCCTGGCGGCCTTGAATCTGTGTGGCGTGAGACGTACCGGGATTTATATTCTGGTGGGCGTGGTGCTATGGACTGCGGTACTGAAGTCCGGCGTGCATGCGACGCTGGCTGGCGTGATCGTCGGTTTCTTCATTCCGTTAAAGGAAAAACACGGGCGTTCACCGGCGAAGCGACTGGAGCATGTTCTGCATCCATGGGTGGCATACCTGATCCTGCCACTGTTTGCCTTCGCCAACGCGGGCGTTTCACTGCAGGGCGTTACTATTGATGGACTGACCTCGGTGTTACCGCTGGGGATCATTGCTGGTTTGTTGATCGGCAAACCGCTGGGTATCAGCCTGTTTTGCTGGCTGGCGTTACGCCTTAAGGTGGCGCAATTGCCGGAGGGAACGAACTTCCAGCAAATTATGGCGGTCGGCATTCTGTGCGGCATTGGCTTTACGATGTCGATTTTCATCGCCAGCCTGGCGTTTGGGAACGTCGATCCTGAGCTGATTAACTGGGCGAAACTGGGGATCCTGATCGGTTCCTTGCTGTCGGCGGTAATAGGTTACTGCTGGTTACGCACCCGGTTGAACGCGTCAGCCTGACGGGATAACCCTTTTGTGACAATTTTCAGGGAGTGAGTATGTCTCATATAAACTACAACCACCTGTACTACTTTTGGCATGTCTATAAAGAAGGTTCGGTGGTTGGCGCTGCAGAAGCGCTTTATCTGACGCCGCAGACCATTACCGGGCAGATTAAAGCGCTTGAGGAACGTTTGCAGGGAAAGCTGTTCAAGCGCAAGGGGCGTGGACTGGAGCCTAGTGAGTTAGGCGAATTGGTTTTTCGTTATGCGGATAAGATGTTCACCTTAAGCCAGGAAATGCTGGATATCGTGAACTACCGCAAAGAGTCTAATTTACTGTTTGATGTCGGCGTGGCGGATGCGCTATCGAAGCAGCTGGTCAGCAGCGTGCTGGATGCCGCTGTGGTTGAAGATGAACAAATCCATCTGCGTTGTTTTGAGTCAACACATGAGATGCTGTTGGATCAACTCAGTCAGCATAAGCTGGATATGATTATCTCCGACTGCCCGATCGACTCTACGCAGCAGGAAGGGCTGTTCTCAGTGCGGATAGGCGAATGCAGCGTGAGTTTTTGGTGCACCAAACCGTTGCCTGAAAAACCCTTCCCGGCCTGCCTTGAGGAGCGTCGATTACTGATCCCTGGACGTCGTTCAATGCTCGGTCGTAAGCTGCTGAATTGGATCAACTCACAAGGATTGAATGTCGAAATCCTCGGCGAGTTTGATGACGCTGCGCTGATGAAAGCGTTTGGCGCAACGCATAATGCCATTTTCGTTGCACCTACGCTGTATTCACACAATTTCTATGCCGATGATTCTATTGTTGAAATTGGACGCGTAGAGAATGTGATGGAGGAGTATCACGCCATATTTGCTGAAAGGATGATCCAGCATCCGGCGGTGCAGCGTATTTGCAATACGGACTACTCAGCACTGTTCAAGTCGCCACAGGTCTAAACGCCTTCATGTTGCCGGCTGCGGTGTACTAACCGCAGCCGGACTGTGACTACAGTTTCAACATATTACGATACTGCCCGCCTTCGCGGATAAATACCGGAATTCTGTTCAGGGGAGCGTCATAGCGCAGCGTTTGTCCTCCCTGATAGCTCTCGCCGGTTGCAAGATCCGTCCATGTTTCACCTTCCGGTAGCCAAACGTCACGCTCGCGCATACCTTCAAGCATGACGGGCGCAACCAGCAGGTCGGGGCCAAAACAGTACTGGTCGGTAATCTCCCAACTCCTTGTCTGTTCTGGGAATTCAAAAAACAGGGTGCGCATAACCGGGGCATTGCGTTCGTGTGTTTCCGCCATCACCGCTTTGATGTACGGCTTTAACTTTTCTCGCAACGTCAGACAGCCGGTCAACACTTCGCACACCTCTTCACCATAGCTCCACACTTCGTTTGCCGCCCCGGTCGGACACTGGGCAATACCGTCACGGTAAGGATGTTCTGGTAAAATCTGCGGATCGCGGTTGCCGTGCAGGCGCATCACTGGGCTAAACACGCCCCACTGGAACCAGCGAATCAGCAACTCATGAAAGTGTGGGTCGTGAATATTGCCGCCATGAAAGCCGCCAATATCTGTTGTCCACCACGGGATACCTGCAATACCCATGTTCATCCCGGCGGCAAACTGATTGCGCAGAGAACGAAACGATGAGTGGATATCACCTGACCAGACCAGCGCGCCGTATTTCTGACTTCCGGCCCAGGCGCAGCGTAGCAGGTTGATAACCTGGTCTTCGCCATCGGCTTTCATGCCGTCAAAAAAGGTTTTGGCGTACATTCGCGGGTAGATATTGCCCACTTCCAGCACCGGTCCGGCGTGGTAGCGATAATTATCGTAGTCGTAAACGCTGAACTCCGGCTCGGCTTCGTCTAGCCAGAAGAGCTTCACGCCTTTATCGTAATAGTTGCGTTTTGCTTTACCCCATACGTAGTCGCGAGCGTCGGGATGGGTGGCATCAAAGAAAGTGGTATTGCCGAGGAAATCCATATTAATCGGCAATCCGCGCTCTGTTTGCACCAGCCAGCCGTTTTCGCGCATCTCCCGATAACTCTCGGTTCGGCTATCCACGGTTGGCCAGACGGAGACCATTAGCTCAATACCCAGCGATTTTAGCTCGGCGATCATGGCATCGGGATCGGGCCAGTCCCGCGAGTCGAACATCCAGTCCCCCTGATTTGGCCAGTGGAAGAAATCGATCACGATTACCGAGATGGGGAGATTGCGCCGTTTGTACTCGCGGGCGACGGCGAGCAACTCCTCCTGAGTGCGATAACGTAACTTGCACTGCCAGAAGCCCATGGCGTAATCCGGCATCATCGGCGGCGTGCCCGTGGCGAGCGCATACGCCCGGCTAATTTCTGCCGGGGTATCGCCAGCGGTGATCCAGTAGTCCAGCTGCTCGCTGATTTGAGCTTCCCACTCGGTCACGTTGTGGGCGAATGTCACGCGGCCGACCGCCGGATTGTTCCATAAAAATCCGTAGCCCAGGCTTGAGAGCATAAAGGGCACCGAGGCCTGAGAGTTGCGCTGGGCCAGTTCGAGCACGCATCCTTTGAGATCCAGATTGGCCTGCTGATATTGGCCCATGCCGTAAATTTTTTCCCCTTCGGTGGCTTCGAAGCGGGCTTTAAGTGAATATTTCCCACCCTGAATAGGGCGGAATTCGCGTCCCTCAAGGTTGAGTGCGCTGACGTACTGGCCGTGAGAAGATTCATCCTCGCCAATTTCGCCCCGCAGGCGCCAGAACTCCTGCAACAGGGGTTTGTGTGGATGACGGTAAAAGGTAACTTGTCCTTTTTGATTGACGATAGCGATAATTTTGCCGTTGGTCATTGTCGCCTGGTGGTGCTCATAATCGATGTGGCAGTGGCTTTCTGCGACTGGCTCAGTCAATGCCCAGTCTTCATTTCTCATTACCGGCAGATGACGACCACTGCGTACGCGCAGGCTGTTCTCGCCCCAGGGTTCAATCCACAAATAGCGATCGTTTTGCTGCCAGACCAGACGACGCGGGTCATGTTGCACAAATGGCATGGTGGTGCCTCCATATTTTGAGGGTAAAGATTAAGAAAGTTATTGGGTGATGGTTTCCAGATCGTGGCGAATCGTCTCTTCCATTGCTTCGTACTTACGGAAGAAAAGTAGCGGGATCGCCGCGAGTGCGAAGAGTAGGGCGGGCGCCCAGATAAAGGCCCAGGTAATGCCTTCCAGGCCCGCAGCGCTTTGGGCATGGTTCGGGACATAGCCAAAACTGTTCATGATCCAGGCGGCGAAAGCGGTACCCAGACCACTGCCCATCTTGATGCAGAAAGTACTGCCGAAGGCGATAAGAATGCCCGTGGCCTTGATGCCCGTTTTCCAGGCACCGAAGTCGACGGCAAAGCCCAACATGGCAAACGGCATTGAGCAGGCGATTCCGCTACCGATATTGCCGAGCACCCAGGCCGCGATGAGGAAAGGTATGTTGTCCGCCGCCAGCCACATCAAGACGCCGCCGAACGTGGCGACCAGCAAGCCTCCTACCCATATCCAGGTTTTAGCCAGGAATTTGCTAAAGAAAGGGATGGCGATGATGAACAGGATCTGAATCGTCGCCAGACTGTTAATCAGCGGAACCAGGTCTTTGCGATCGAGGTTGTAGGTCAGATAATAAACAATGGTTGTGGACCGCTGTTGCAGGGCAATCCAGAAGATCAGATTGGCCAGCACCATCAGGATCCATGGCCAGTTACCTTTCATTGCCGTGAAACTTTTTTTCATCGGCAGTTTGGGTTCTTGCTGTATTTTATCCGCATCCATTTCGCGGATATTTTTAAAGGCGAAAAGCGTTAGCGAACAGGATATCGCAGCAAACAGAATTGCCGTGTAAATAAATCCGGCATGATCATTTCCGTTGCCTAAAAATGCAACCAGGGGTAATGCTGTGGCATTCATTAATAAAACCCCAATTTGTCCCCCGGTCATTCTCCAGGAATTTAATACCAGCCGTTCCTTAGGGGACAGAGTCATTAGAGGTAATATTGCGCTGAGCGGTGTATTGAGTCCGGTAAATAAAATACTGGCAATCATGTAGGATATTGCTGCATATATGGCTTTTCCTGTCATACTGATATCTGGAGACCAAAATGACAGCGCGCTGAATACACCAAAAGGCAGCGGTAGCCATAAGAACCAGGGACGACATTTACCGTAACGTGAACGTGTTTTATCGATAATGATCCCCCAGATTGGGGCATCTATACCATCTACGATACGCGCCAACAGCAGGATGACACCTGCTACGGCGAGACTAATACCCGCAACGTCAGTGTAGAAATATAAGATGTAGGTTGAGCCGAAACAGTACAGTAGATTACCTGCCACATCCAAAGAGCCGTAGCTAATACGCTGTAGTAAAGATAATGATGCTGACCCGCAAGACTGGGTATCCTCAATAACAGAACTCATAATAATAACTCCGATATTGGTGCGATACGCCCAGAAAAACAACTTTTACTTTCCAAGCAAGTTTTAAATATTATTTTTTATGTCGTTACTGAATTTAACCTCAGATTAAAATGAGTGAGTAAGGTGTACATGGAAAGTAGTTGACCCTACCGCAGCAATCAATTATCAAATCTTACATCAGGATTGCGTTTATTCGTTTTTGAATGAGCGATGTTTCTATTTGCTAAGGTGGTCACAGTTTTTTTAATAATGAAATAAAAAAAGGAAAACAGTGAAAGAAAATAACTTTCAAGTATTACGCGACGCGACGCGACGCGACTAACTAAGGGAGGGATAGCTGAAAAAACAGGCTGGTCAGGAAGAGCGTGGGCGAGTGAGAACAACATCAGTGGTTGAAGAGAAAAACGCCAGATAGCAGGCATAAAAAAACCCGCTTGCGCGGGTTTTTTCACAAAGCGTCGACAAGCAGGCGATTAAGCCAGTTTGTTGATCTGTGCAGTCAGGTTTGCTTTATGACGTGCAGCTTTGTTTTTGTGGATCAGACCTTTAGCAGCCTGACGGTCCACGATTGGTTGCATTTCGTTAAATGCTTTCAGTGCAGTAGCTTTGTCGCCAGCTTCGATAGCTGCGTATACTTTCTTGATGAAAGTACGCATCATAGAGCGACGGCTAGCGTTGTGCTTGCGGGCCTTTTCAGACTGAACGGCGCGCTTCTTAGCTGATTTGATATTAGCCAAGGTCCAACTCCCAAATGTGTTCTATATGGACAATTCAAAGGCCGAGGAATATGCCCTTTTAGCCTTCTTTTGTCAATGGATTTGTGCAAATAAGCGCCGTTTAAATTCCAGCACTCGTTGCGTAGTGATGGCGCAGGATTCTACCAGCTTGCGTGGCGTGAATACAGCTTTTCGACGAGAAAAATTGCATTGGTGTACCCGTGAAGGGCGTCAATTTGTTTCATAACAATGAAAACCATCCTCTTTCTGTTTCGTAGAAACAATCGCCGGTTAACCTTGACCGCGGTACAGGGTATACTTTCACGATTTTCACTGTTTTGAGCCAGACATGAAGCTGATACGAGGCATACATAATCTCAGCCAGGCCCCGCATGGGTGTGTGCTGACTATTGGTAATTTCGACGGTGTGCACCGTGGCCACCGTGCGTTGCTGCAAGGCTTACGGGAAGAAGGGCGCAAACGCAATTTACCGGTGGTGGTAATGATTTTCGAGCCACAGCCGCTGGAACTTTTTGCGACGGACAAGTCACCTGCGCGCCTTACCCGCCTGCGGGAAAAACTGCGTTATCTGGCCGAATGCGGTGTGGACTACGTGCTGTGTGTGCGTTTTGACAGGCGTTTCGCCGCATTAACGGCGCAGACCTTCATCAGCGACCTGCTGGTGAAGCGCCTTGGTGTACAATTTCTTGCCGTTGGCGATGATTTCCGCTTTGGCGCTAGCCGTGCGGGCGATTTCTTGTTATTACAGGAAGCGGGCGCTGAGTATGGTTTTGATATCACCAGCACCCAAACCTTCTGTGAAGGCGGTGTGCGTATCAGCAGCACCGCAGTACGTCAGGCGCTGGCCGAAGATAACCTGCAACTGGCCGAAAGCCTGCTTGGGCATCCTTTTACTATCTCAGGACGCGTCGTTCACGGTGATGAGTTAGGGCGCACCATCGGTTTTCCGACGGCAAACTTACCGCTTCGTCGTCAGGTTTCTCCGGTGAAAGGTGTTTATGCGGTTGAAGTGATGGGACTGGGTGACAAACCGTTGCCCGGCGTCGCCAACATCGGCACCCGCCCGACGGTAGCAGGCGTACGCCAGCAGTTGGAAGTGCATCTATTGGACGTTGTAATGGACCTGTATGGTCGCCATATAGATGTAGTACTGCGTAAAAAAATACGCAGCGAACAGCGATTTGCCTCGCTGGATGAACTAAAAGCGCAGATTGCGCGTGATGAGTTGACTGCCCGTGAATTTTTTGGGCTAACAAAACCGGCTTAATGCCTATACGAGTTTTAAATACGGAACCGAGAATCTGATGAGTGACTATAAATCAACCCTGAATTTGCCGGAAACAGGGTTCCCGATGCGCGGCGATCTCGCCAAGCGCGAACCGGGAATGCTGGCGCGTTGGACTGATGATGACCTGTACGGCATCATTCGTGCGGCCAAAAAAGGCAAAAAAACCTTCATTCTGCATGATGGCCCTCCTTATGCGAATGGCAGCATTCATATTGGTCACTCGGTTAACAAGATTCTGAAAGACATTATCGTGAAGTCCAAAGGACTCACGGGCTATGACTCGCCGTACGTTCCGGGCTGGGACTGCCACGGTCTGCCGATCGAGCTGAAAGTAGAGCAGGAATACGGCAAGCCGGGCGAGAAGTTCACCGCTTCTGAGTTCCGCGCCAAGTGCCGTGAATACGCTGCTACGCAGGTTGACGGTCAGCGTAAAGACTTTATCCGTCTTGGCGTACTGGGCGACTGGTCGCATCCGTACCTGACCATGGACTTCAAAACCGAAGCCAATATCATTCGCGCGCTGGGTAAAATCATTGGCAACGGCCATCTGCATAAAGGCGCGAAGCCGGTGCACTGGTGCGTTGACTGCCGTTCCGCGCTGGCGGAAGCGGAAGTTGAGTATTATGACAAAACCTCCCCGTCCATCGACGTGGCGTTCCACGCTGCCGATCAGGATGCGGTGAAAGCGAAATTTGGCGTTTCTGACGTCAACGGCCCGATCTCTCTGGTTATCTGGACCACTACCCCGTGGACGTTACCGGCGAACCGCGCAATCTCTCTGGCACCTGATTTTGACTATGCGCTGGTGCAGATTGACGGCCAGGCTGTGATTCTGGCGAAAGATCTGGTTGAAAGCGTCATGCAGCGTATTGGCGCGGCTGAATACACCATTCTCGGCACAGTGAAAGGCGCTGAGCTGGAACTGCTGCGCTTTACCCATCCGTTTATGGGCTTTGACGTGCCGGCTATCCTTGGCGATCACGTTACGCTGGACGCGGGTACCGGCGCGGTCCATACCGCTGGCGGTCACGGTCCGGATGACTACGTCATCAGCCAGAAATACGGTCTGGAAATCGCTAACCCGGTTGGCCCGGACGGCGCATATCTGGCGGGTACCTATCCGGATCTGGACGGTGTGAACGTCTTTAAAGCCAACGACAAAATCGTTGCGCTGCTGAGCGAAAAAGGCGCGCTGCTGCACGTTGAGAAGATGCAGCACAGCTACCCATGCTGCTGGCGTCACAAGTCACCGATCATCT
This window of the Citrobacter freundii ATCC 8090 = MTCC 1658 = NBRC 12681 genome carries:
- a CDS encoding outer membrane protein OmpK — encoded protein: MPRIKEILLASLVLATPALFSQNVQALEYKNSFGSINAGYADWNSGFVNVHRGEVWKATADFGVNFREAEFYSFIESNVLNHAVAGRNHTVSAMTHVRLFDSDYTFFGKIYGQWDNSWGDDLDMFYGLGYLEWSGDWGFFKPYIGLHNQSGDYVSPKYGQTSGWNGYVIGWTAVYNFSLFGESFVLSDWNEVEIDRNDAYTEQQFGRNGLNGGLTLAWKFYPRWKASVTYRYFENKLGYDGYGDQMIYMVGYSF
- a CDS encoding sulfatase, giving the protein MKRTVIASMIGLALCAGSTLQTAQAAADKRPNLVIILADDLGYGDLAVYGHQIVKTPNIDKLAQDGVRFTDYYAPAPLCSPSRAGLLTGRMPFRTGIRSWIPEGKDVALGRNELTIANLLKAQGYDTAMMGKLHLNAGGDRTDQPQAKDMGFDYGLVNTAGFVTDSTLDNAKERPRYGTVHPTGFARNGKPIGRAETFSGELVSSEVVNWLDNKKDDKPFFLYVAFTEVHSPLASPKKYLDMYSQYMSAYQKQHPDLFYGDWADKPWRGTGEYYANVSYMDAQVGKVMDKIKAMGEEDNTIVIFTSDNGPVTREARKVYELNLAGETDGLRGRKDNLWEGGIRVPAIIKYGKHIPQGMVTDTPVYGLDWLPTLANMMNFKLPTDRTYDGQSLIPLLEQKTLKREKPLIFGIDMPFQDDPTDEWAIRDGDWKMIIDRENKPKYLYNLKKDRFETLNQIGKQPDIEKQLYGKFLKYKQDIDNDSLMKARGDKPTPVTWG
- a CDS encoding anaerobic sulfatase maturase — protein: MMSRKSCQVMIKPTGSVCNLDCKYCFYLEKEKLYPQRKANYRMSEDTLELFIKQHIAAQDVDEVIFAWQGGEPTLMGLPFFRRAVELQQIYAGEKTIINTFQTNGILIDNEWAMFFKQHNVLVGISIDGDAALHDEWRVTRSGKPTHEKVEQAIKCLVRHGVEFNTLTVVNRTNMRYPLQVYEYLKSIGSRYMQFIPLVERGGDAGLAHPVDKQTVMMSWSVDPIEFGHFLNAIFDVWIRNDIGDVGVQIFEQTLVAWCGLPPQVCVFAPTCGSAFALEMNGDVYNCDHFVYPQYKLGNIQDMTLRAMNNSQQNRQFGDDKRRTMARECHACQWQFACYGGCPKHRFLPSVSGSSNQNYLCAGYQAFFAHTSPTMNAMKTLYENGFSPAEIKSIFV
- a CDS encoding transposase-like zinc-binding domain-containing protein — protein: MFSQINVDVCKTPDCKNLGVFNSPDYLAQGKNILCRECGFFFPIISERSLNLFRQSVNQSWKGLVKVCPTCGSSSLKKYGFSAQGEPRVYCLQCHKTFISPVRHKDDPRLEDLARLILEGASLVDIRTALSVDSTGLNRVLLKLSRKANQAEREFVIPKFDLVMSTRAFRIRFNGSDNSLYVLVTVEENSGRVIAVSTNYSTQPVEGEYQYASYYEERLPPGTLAHLVQRKELMTMRRNTLFDVDYGPATLYRNDSGMLVKPVLPAYRHFELVKTLTDERSLNVQHYIDHECFILGGCMMANLQHVQQGRCHISFVKERGDRPAQSDIPYRMFQSGGIRNNVWRTYSTQDYAIAACNLTSNKKTGMLRHATLAGATEFITYINNHPFLTQINHMSPGNVVSTLDYLRYAFNARHIERHDY
- the nhaA gene encoding Na+/H+ antiporter NhaA, producing MKHLHRFFSSDASGGIILIIAAVVAMLMANIGVTSGWYHAFLETPVQLRVGALEINKNMLLWINDALMAVFFLLIGLEVKRELMQGSLASLRQAAFPIIAAIGGMIVPALLYLAFNYADPITREGWAIPAATDIAFALGVLALLGSRVPLALKIFLMALAIIDDLGAIVIIALFYTSDLSLLSLGVAACAILVLAALNLCGVRRTGIYILVGVVLWTAVLKSGVHATLAGVIVGFFIPLKEKHGRSPAKRLEHVLHPWVAYLILPLFAFANAGVSLQGVTIDGLTSVLPLGIIAGLLIGKPLGISLFCWLALRLKVAQLPEGTNFQQIMAVGILCGIGFTMSIFIASLAFGNVDPELINWAKLGILIGSLLSAVIGYCWLRTRLNASA